In Mytilus galloprovincialis chromosome 1, xbMytGall1.hap1.1, whole genome shotgun sequence, the following are encoded in one genomic region:
- the LOC143066235 gene encoding uncharacterized protein LOC143066235, translated as MKMFAVLRQFLYSCMLSCMFLQSIDGFNRTVYIAKQKKIQMQYMKFRDEVKLFRRSNADRIVEIKGKFNGVSTDDSILDKITASSLLECAVACRASGQCQSYFWNNLHSECQRQLTLYTSSNGLQTNRTGNSYFVTEDNLVTATGESLKDSLCRGAGYNISHTGIMCYQIEKRKQNHVTASRQCVDEGGHLVRVDSRKKFDDIEPVVKGEEVGVRILVDGQYTSEGLWKFSDGSLMNMLEFVPKQPDSFMQNGTDSSEQDDTDTSDEDDEDCIVLVNDDGGTIRMDNVNCDEKIIFICEIELI; from the exons ATGAAGATGTTTGCTGTTCTCAGACAATTTCTTTACAGTTGTATGTTAAGCT gcATGTTTCTTCAATCTATTGATGGGTTTAATAGAACTGTATACATAGCAAAACAGAAAAAGATTCAGATGCAGTATATGAAATTCAGAGATGAAG TGAAACTGTTTCGTCGATCTAATGCAGACAGAATAGTAGAAATAAAAGGCAAATTTAATGGAGTTTCAACAGACGATTCTATTCTCGATAAAATCACAGCGTCGTCATTATTAGAATGTGCTGTGGCCTGTAGAGCTAGCGGTCAGTGTCAGTCCTATTTCTGGAATAATCTCCATTCAGAATGTCAGAGACAATTAACTTTATACACTTCTTCGAATGGTCTGCAAACAAACAGAACAGGAAATTCGTATTTTGTTACTG AAGACAACCTCGTAACAGCAACAGGAGAAAGTCTGAAGGATAGCTTATGTAGAGGCGCAGGGTATAATATTAGTCATACTGGTATCATGtgttatcaaattgaaaaaagaaagcAAAATCATGTAACAGCATCAAGACAGTGTGTCGATGAGGGCGGTCATTTGGTCAGAGTGGACTCGAGAAAAAAGTTTGATGACATCGAACCTGTCGTGAAGGGTGAAG AGGTAGGTGTTCGTATACTAGTAGATGGGCAGTATACATCTGAAGGTCTGTGGAAATTTTCCGATGGTTCATTGATGAACATGTTAGAGTTTGTACCTAAGCAGCCAGATAGTTTCATGCAGAATGGTACAGATAGTTCCGAGCAGGATGACACAGATACTTCCGATGAGGATGATGAAGATTGTATTGTACTTGTGAACGATGACGGCGGCACGATCAGAATGGACAATGTCAACTGTGatgaaaaaattattttcatttgtgaAATAGAGTTAATATAG